The Impatiens glandulifera chromosome 3, dImpGla2.1, whole genome shotgun sequence genome contains a region encoding:
- the LOC124932375 gene encoding protein SODIUM POTASSIUM ROOT DEFECTIVE 2 — translation MGKLRFGKILDSICMSAGSGSSYFCGNNNSVLEGDDQDEFEAKPLVDNEEFIRLKDEFDKPKTLAFQLKPKTVVLRVSMHCYGCAKKVEKHISKIEGVTSYQVDLETKMVVVIGDIMPFEVLESISKVKNAQLWTLSPVDRA, via the exons ATGGGAAAGCTTAGGTTTGGCAAGATTCTGGATTCAATCTGTATGTCTGCTGGTTCGGGTTCTTCATATTTCTGtggtaataataatagtgttttggAAGGAGATGATCAAGATGAGTTTGAAGCCAAACCTCTTGTTGATAATGAAGAGTTTATAAGATTGAAGGATGAGTTTGATAAACCAAAGACACTTGCTTTTCAGTTGAAACCCAAG ACTGTGGTGCTGAGAGTGTCGATGCATTGCTATGGGTGTGCAAAGAAAGTTGAGAAACATATTTCCAAGATAGAAG GAGTGACCTCGTACCAAGTGGATTTGGAAACCAAGATGGTTGTAGTAATTGGGGACATCATGCCGTTTGAAGTATTGGAGAGCATTTCAAAAGTCAAGAATGCCCAGCTCTGGACACTCTCCCCAGTTGATCgagcttaa
- the LOC124928589 gene encoding VIN3-like protein 1, with protein MTELSQKASKKTKKSTELRKVSSKPKDQPLSRKHPRKAENPLRLQIPKDQSPDFEHPNKWVCKNSSCKSTLSIFDSYCKKCSCCICHSFDDNKDSSLWLKCSSKYDKRESCGLSCHVECAFIYKKVGVINLGRLMQLDGNYCCANCGLVSGVIGYWKEQMNLAKDARRVDILCYRLFLSYRLLKGTSKYKEVHEIVKEAKAKLETEVGPVDGVSTMIIRGHVSRLSVGAEVQKLCSLAIEKAEELLSTTSSEIESYYRDGSLPAACKFIFEEVTSTSVVIVLIELPKKISEEIKGYKLWYCKSSDETQSEEPISVFSSSERKFLISNLQPCTEYSFRIISYTDKGNLGHSEAKCFTKSIEVIKKNTNSDTQKELSKMTSSQFKVRKLGKILNTVGFDGLSGIEQEPSVSPKLDLNVASVPDLNEEAVPPLDSSMDEDAVNSRSKRKREKNTIEELQECNSSLANASSLGLKNGSGSFDVNFEYCVKIIRWLECEGHIEKEFRMKLLTWFSSRSTEQDRRVVNSYIQTMIDDPSSLAAQLVDSFSEILSNKRQRNGWFL; from the exons ATGACAGAACTATCTCAAAAGGCAAGCAAGAAGACTAAGAAAAGTACAGAGTTAAGGAAGGTTTCTTCAAAGCCAAAGGATCAGCCTCTTTCTCGTAAACATCCAAGGAAGGCAGAAAACCCTCTTCGACTTCAAATTCCCAAAGATCAATCTCCAGACTTTGAACATCCAAATAAATGGGTGTGTAAAAATTCTTCATGTAAATCTACTTTATCCATATTTGATTCGTATTGCAAGAAGTGCTCTTGCTGCATCTGTCATTCATTTGACGATAACAAGGATTCTAGTCTTTGGTTGAAATGTTCATCTAAATATGATAAGAGGGAATCCTGCGGTTTGTCTTGTCACGTAGAATGTGCATTCATTTACAAAAAGGTTGGGGTGATTAATTTGGGACGACTGATGCAACTGGATGGGAACTATTGCTGTGCAAATTGTGGACTAGTTTCAGGAGTAATTGG ATATTGGAAGGAGCAAATGAATTTAGCAAAAGATGCTCGTCGTGTGGATATTTTATGTTATAGATTATTCTTGAGTTACAGGCTACTGAAAGGGACGTCTAAGTATAAGGAGGTGCATGAAATTGTTAAAGAGGCTAAGGCCAAATTAGAAACAGAGGTCGGGCCAGTGGATGGAGTATCGACTATGATTATACGAGGGCATGTTAGCAGGCTTTCGGTTGGTGCTGAAGTGCAGAAACTTTGCTCTCTTGCGATTGAGAAAGCAGAAGAACTGTTGTCCACCACCTCATCTGAAATTGAATCCTATTATAGAG ATGGTTCACTTCCTGCAGCTTGCAAGTTCATATTTGAAGAGGTAACATCAACCTCAGTTGTGATTGTTTTGATAGAACTTCCAAAGAAAATAAGTGAAGAAATAAAAGGATACAAGCTCTGGTATTGCAAGAGCAGTGACGAGACTCAATCCGAAGAGCCCATTTCTGTTTTCTCAAGCTCCGAGAGAAAATTCTTGATATCGAATCTCCAACCATGCACCGAATATTCCTTCCGCATTATTTCCTATACCGATAAAGGCAACCTAGGCCATTCCGAAGCAAAATGTTTCACCAAGAGCATCGAAGTAATTAAAAAGAACACTAATTCCGATACCCAGAAAGAATTAAGCAAGATGACTTCATCCCAATTCAAGGTTCGTAAACTCGGAAAGATCCTAAACACTGTCGGCTTTGACGGGCTTTCCGGTATAGAACAGGAACCGTCAGTTTCACCCAAGCTTGATTTAAATGTCGCTTCGGTCCCAGATTTGAATGAAGAGGCTGTCCCTCCGCTTGATTCGTCTATGGATGAAGATGCTGTTAACTCTCGGTCCAAAAGGAAAAGGGAGAAAAATACAATCGAAGAATTGCAGGAGTGCAATAGCTCACTTGCAAATGCATCCTCGCTTGGTCTCAAAAATGGGTCAGGTTCGTTTGACGTGAATTTTGAGTATTGTGTGAAGATTATTAGGTGGTTAGAATGTGAAGGGCATATAGAGAAGGAATTTAGGATGAAATTACTGACTTGGTTTAGTTCAAGATCGACGGAGCAGGATCGTAGAGTTGTTAATTCGTATATTCAAACAATGATCGATGATCCAAGCAGTTTGGCTGCACAACTAGTTGATTCGTTTTCGGAAATTTTGTCGAACAAGCGACAGAGGAATGGATGGTTTCTGTAG
- the LOC124931059 gene encoding probable serine incorporator isoform X1: protein MEEGTLDQRTERYSKIIKGSWCSQFRYGSNPWMARYVYGFLFLIASLMAWGIRDYGQIGLTVFKRLNGCEGGVNCMGTEGVLRVSLGCFLFYSAMFFSTIGTSKLYEAKESWHSGWWSVKLLLMIGFTVIPFLVPSKVIQIYGQISHFGAGVFLVIQLISIISFITWLNDCCQSEKYAERCHIQVMLLATTAYIICIFGIILMYIWYAPDSSCMLNIFFISWTFVLLQLMTSVSLHQKVNAGFLTPGFMGLYVVFLCWSAIRSEPPEEKCLIKSAAVKRKDWLTIISFVVGVLAMVIATFSTGIDSKCFQFRKKDTESEDDKVPYGFGFFHFVFATGAMYFAMLLIGWNAEHPMQRWTLDIGWTSTWVRIINEWLAVCLYIWMLLAPFIWKNRQPDDLV, encoded by the exons ATGGAGGAAGGAACGTTAGACCAAAGAACCGAACGATACTCCAAGATCATAAAGGGTTCTTGGTGCAGTCAATTTAGATATGGCTCTAATCCCTGGATGGCCAGATATGTCTATGGATTTTTGTTTCTGATTGCATCTTTGATGGCATGGGGAATTCGGGATTATGGCCAAATTGGTCTGACAGTATTTAAGA GACTGAATGGTTGTGAAGGTGGAGTAAATTGTATGGGTACAGAAGGAGTACTGCGAGTGAGCCTAGGATGCTTT TTATTCTATTCTGCAATGTTCTTTTCTACGATAGGAACATCAAAGTTGTATGAAGCAAAAGAATCTTGGCATTCAGGATGGTGGTCTGTCAAGTTGCTCTTGATGATTGGATTTACTGTTATACCCTTTCTTGTTCCTTCAAAAGTCATACAAATCTATG GGCAGATCTCACACTTTGGTGCAGG GGTATTTTTAGTAATTCAGCTCATCAGCATCATCAGTTTCATTACATGGCTCAACGATTGTTGTCAATCAGAGAAATATGCAGAAAGATG CCATATCCAGGTGATGTTATTAGCAACTACTGCATATATCATATGCATATTCGGGATCATATTGATGTACATATGGTATGCACCAGATTCATCTTGCATGCTTAACATATTCTTTATTAGCTGGACATTTGTACTACTACAACTAATGACCAGTGTTTCTCTCCATCAAAAA GTCAATGCTGGCTTCTTGACTCCAGGGTTTATGGGTCTTTATGTTGTCTTCCTCTGTTGGTCTGCTATaagaag CGAACCTCCAGAAGAAAAATGCCTCATAAAGTCAGCCGCTGTAAAAAGAAAAGATTGGCTTACCATCATA AGTTTTGTTGTTGGGGTGCTTGCAATGGTCATAGCAACATTTTCGACAGGCATTGATTCAAAATGTTTTCAG TTTAGGAAGAAGGATACCGAATCAGAAGACGATAAAGTGCCATATGGATTTGGGttctttcattttgtttttgctaCAGGAGCCATGTACTTTGCAATGTTATTGATTGGTTGGAACGCTGAGCATCCAATGCAAAG ATGGACACTTGATATCGGCTGGACCAGTACTTGGGTCAGAATAATCAACGAGTGGTTAGCAGTCTGCCTCTACA TATGGATGCTTTTGGCCCCATTTATATGGAAGAACAGACAACCTGATGATTTAGTATAG
- the LOC124931396 gene encoding uncharacterized protein LOC124931396: MGKQNLPAAAFVVSLFLCLLLLPKSFSSSSLPITAHTELNNHGFPIGLLPSNVLDYTVNNTTGDFSVNLSYTCKVTLPPDNYLATYSKRITGKIIAGKIAELDGIRVRALLSWWTITGIKISGDDLVFEVGMVSAKYPSKNFKESLECEGNRSSS, from the coding sequence ATGGGCAAGCAGAATCTCCCTGCTGCTGCTTTCGTCGTCTCCTTGTTCCTCTGTCTCCTCCTCCTTCCTAAATCCTTCTCTTCTTCATCGCTTCCGATAACCGCTCATACAGAGCTGAACAATCATGGCTTTCCGATCGGTCTCCTTCCTTCTAACGTCCTTGATTACACCGTCAATAACACCACCGGCGACTTTTCCGTCAACCTCAGCTACACCTGTAAAGTTACTCTACCTCCGGACAACTACCTAGCAACCTACTCTAAGCGAATCACCGGAAAAATCATCGCCGGTAAGATCGCCGAGCTTGACGGTATTAGGGTTAGGGCTCTGTTAAGCTGGTGGACCATCACTGGAATCAAAATTAGCGGCGATGATCTCGTCTTTGAGGTTGGTATGGTCAGTGCTAAGTATCCGTCGAAGAATTTCAAAGAGAGCCTTGAATGTGAAGGCAATCGATCGTCTTCTTGA
- the LOC124930998 gene encoding strigolactone esterase D14-like, whose amino-acid sequence MVVLGKESLSAAMNAKIIGPSSGEAVVLSHGFGADQSIWDKILPCLALSHRVVLFDWSFSGAVKDKNIFDPVKYSSYDAFADDLIVILEELNVKTATFVGHSMSGMIGCIAAVKCPDLFKKLILVGASPRYINTEEEEFGFKRTDVDQLISSIETNLQTWASNFAPLVIDHNDPLSIEKFEKLLNLMSPEAALSTAKVVFYSDNSHILEKIVTPCVIVQTVNDVVVPISSVNYMKKKIKNASTVVEMIETDGHFPQLTAHDQLMEVLNRYITS is encoded by the exons ATGGTGGTGCTCGGAAAGGAATCACTTTCAGCCGCCATGAACGCCAAAATAATCGGGCCGAGCTCCGGCGAAGCCGTGGTGTTGTCTCATGGCTTCGGAGCCGACCAGTCAATATGGGATAAGATTCTGCCTTGTTTGGCTCTGAGCCACCGTGTCGTCCTATTCGACTGGAGCTTTTCCGGCGCCGTCAAAGACAAAAACATCTTCGACCCAGTTAAGTACTCGTCTTATGACGCCTTCGCCGACGATCTTATCGTCATCCTCGAAGAACTGAACGTAAAGACGGCGACTTTTGTCGGACACTCTATGTCCGGTATGATCGGATGCATTGCCGCCGTTAAATGTCCTGATCTATTCAAGAAACTTATCCTAGTTGGAGCTTCACCTAG GTACATTAATACCGAGGAAGAGGAATTTGGATTCAAGAGAACCGATGTGGATCAACTCATATCAAGCATTGAGACCAACCTCCAAACTTGGGCTTCAAACTTTGCTCCACTAGTAATTGACCACAATGACCCTCTCTCGATAGAAAAATTCGAGAAATTACTCAACTTAATGAGTCCCGAGGCTGCCCTATCGACTGCCAAAGTTGTTTTCTATAGCGATAATAGTCACATCCTCGAAAAGATCGTCACACCATGTGTCATAGTACAGACGGTAAATGACGTTGTCGTCCCTATATCGTCCGTCAATtacatgaagaagaagatcaagaatGCTTCCACGGTTGTTGAAATGATAGAAACCGATGGCCATTTCCCTCAACTCACCGCTCATGACCAGCTTATGGAAGTGCTAAATAGATATATCacttcttaa
- the LOC124931059 gene encoding probable serine incorporator isoform X2, protein MGTEGVLRVSLGCFLFYSAMFFSTIGTSKLYEAKESWHSGWWSVKLLLMIGFTVIPFLVPSKVIQIYGQISHFGAGVFLVIQLISIISFITWLNDCCQSEKYAERCHIQVMLLATTAYIICIFGIILMYIWYAPDSSCMLNIFFISWTFVLLQLMTSVSLHQKVNAGFLTPGFMGLYVVFLCWSAIRSEPPEEKCLIKSAAVKRKDWLTIISFVVGVLAMVIATFSTGIDSKCFQFRKKDTESEDDKVPYGFGFFHFVFATGAMYFAMLLIGWNAEHPMQRWTLDIGWTSTWVRIINEWLAVCLYIWMLLAPFIWKNRQPDDLV, encoded by the exons ATGGGTACAGAAGGAGTACTGCGAGTGAGCCTAGGATGCTTT TTATTCTATTCTGCAATGTTCTTTTCTACGATAGGAACATCAAAGTTGTATGAAGCAAAAGAATCTTGGCATTCAGGATGGTGGTCTGTCAAGTTGCTCTTGATGATTGGATTTACTGTTATACCCTTTCTTGTTCCTTCAAAAGTCATACAAATCTATG GGCAGATCTCACACTTTGGTGCAGG GGTATTTTTAGTAATTCAGCTCATCAGCATCATCAGTTTCATTACATGGCTCAACGATTGTTGTCAATCAGAGAAATATGCAGAAAGATG CCATATCCAGGTGATGTTATTAGCAACTACTGCATATATCATATGCATATTCGGGATCATATTGATGTACATATGGTATGCACCAGATTCATCTTGCATGCTTAACATATTCTTTATTAGCTGGACATTTGTACTACTACAACTAATGACCAGTGTTTCTCTCCATCAAAAA GTCAATGCTGGCTTCTTGACTCCAGGGTTTATGGGTCTTTATGTTGTCTTCCTCTGTTGGTCTGCTATaagaag CGAACCTCCAGAAGAAAAATGCCTCATAAAGTCAGCCGCTGTAAAAAGAAAAGATTGGCTTACCATCATA AGTTTTGTTGTTGGGGTGCTTGCAATGGTCATAGCAACATTTTCGACAGGCATTGATTCAAAATGTTTTCAG TTTAGGAAGAAGGATACCGAATCAGAAGACGATAAAGTGCCATATGGATTTGGGttctttcattttgtttttgctaCAGGAGCCATGTACTTTGCAATGTTATTGATTGGTTGGAACGCTGAGCATCCAATGCAAAG ATGGACACTTGATATCGGCTGGACCAGTACTTGGGTCAGAATAATCAACGAGTGGTTAGCAGTCTGCCTCTACA TATGGATGCTTTTGGCCCCATTTATATGGAAGAACAGACAACCTGATGATTTAGTATAG